One Brassica oleracea var. oleracea cultivar TO1000 chromosome C7, BOL, whole genome shotgun sequence genomic window carries:
- the LOC106305093 gene encoding myosin heavy chain kinase B-like — MHHKASSRDTNSQNFPKLKSVETDPDPDIYDITYVDVSPSVGSTSPLSKSPWIAHVDPTDLEPPHSGIKSTANTREPKNYSPNILMGSLFREEGHIYSLATSGDLLYTGSDSKNIRVWKNQTEFSSFKSNSGLVKAIVLAGDKIFTGHQDGKIRVWKISSKDSNIFRRIGTMPVFRDYLRNSITPSSYFSFMRKNPTSTSAQGFRHVDAISCLTLSEDNKLLYSGSWDQTFKVWRISDLRCLESVKAHDDAVNAVVSGFDGLVFSGSADGTVKVWRREDQAKETKHFFSETLLKQDCAVTAIAVDQSATLVYCGSSDGTVNFWERDNNMKNGGVLKGHKLAVLCLVAAGSLLFSGSADLGIRVWRRPERGDGRGGDVGGGLHVCIAVLKGHAGPVKCMAVERDQESASGEKRWIVYSGSLDRSVKMWRVSESSPPIEDQSSDPFDSPTELTMAPSFSGQGRE; from the coding sequence ATGCATCACAAGGCTTCAAGCAGAGACACCAACAGCCAGAACTTTCCAAAACTCAAGAGTGTAGAAACTGATCCAGATCCTGACATTTATGACATAACATACGTCGATGTCTCTCCCTCTGTCGGCTCCACTTCTCCTTTATCCAAATCCCCATGGATCGCACACGTCGATCCCACCGACCTGGAACCGCCCCATTCGGGGATAAAGTCCACAGCCAACACAAGAGAACCTAAAAACTACTCACCTAACATCCTCATGGGCTCTCTCTTCCGCGAAGAAGGCCATATCTATTCTCTAGCCACATCTGGCGACCTACTCTACACGGGATCTGACTCCAAGAACATTAGGGTTTGGAAAAACCAAACCGAGTTCTCGAGTTTTAAATCCAACAGCGGTTTGGTCAAAGCCATTGTCCTAGCCGGAGACAAGATCTTCACGGGACATCAAGACGGGAAGATCCGCGTGTGGAAAATCTCGTCCAAAGACTCCAACATCTTTCGCCGTATAGGTACCATGCCCGTGTTTCGAGACTACCTCAGAAACTCCATCACGCCTTCTTCTTACTTCAGCTTCATGAGAAAGAACCCGACCAGCACCAGCGCTCAGGGGTTCCGCCACGTGGACGCGATCTCGTGCCTCACGTTGAGCGAAGACAACAAGCTTTTGTATTCCGGGTCGTGGGACCAAACGTTTAAAGTGTGGAGGATCTCGGACCTCAGATGCTTGGAGTCGGTGAAGGCCCACGATGACGCCGTAAACGCCGTCGTTTCGGGTTTCGACGGTTTGGTTTTCTCCGGTTCGGCGGACGGTACGGTTAAGGTGTGGAGGAGAGAGGACCAAGCCAAGGAGACGAAACATTTCTTCTCCGAGACGCTGCTGAAACAAGACTGCGCCGTTACGGCGATCGCGGTTGATCAGAGCGCGACGTTAGTTTACTGCGGTTCGTCTGACGGAACCGTTAACTTCTGGGAGCGGGATAATAACATGAAAAACGGCGGCGTTTTGAAGGGGCATAAACTCGCCGTGCTATGCCTCGTGGCTGCGGGGAGCTTGTTGTTCAGCGGCTCGGCTGATCTCGGGATTCGCGTTTGGAGGAGACCGGAGCGTGGTGACGGCAGAGGCGGAGACGTTGGAGGAGGATTGCACGTGTGTATTGCGGTGTTGAAGGGACATGCAGGTCCGGTGAAGTGTATGGCAGTGGAGAGAGATCAAGAATCGGCTTCCGGTGAGAAACGGTGGATCGTGTACAGTGGGAGTTTAGATAGGTCGGTGAAGATGTGGCGTGTGTCGGAGAGTTCCCCGCCGATTGAAGACCAGTCATCGGATCCGTTTGATAGTCCGACTGAATTAACGATGGCTCCTAGCTTCTCGGGTCAAGGGAGAGAATGA